One window of the Brevibacterium limosum genome contains the following:
- the putP gene encoding sodium/proline symporter PutP, with amino-acid sequence MSETTFRTISIALYFIGMLAIGWFAYRRTKNNLDDYMLAGRGLRPSVAALSAGASDMSGWLLMGLPGAIYVSGLIEAWIAIGLTIGAWINWKLVAPRLRAFTEKAGDSITIPSFFEQRLKDRTRLLRIVCGVIILVFFTFYVSSGMVAAGKFFESSFGLNYLGGMLLVAAVTMIYTLFGGFLGATLTDVAQGLLMFAALVAVPIVAVLNAGGPATVIDNVSEIDPGLLSLFGSEGFWTFATIASIVSALAWGLGYFGQPHIIVRFMALRTPADASIARRIGVGWMAISALGAVATAIVGISYFSQHADKEPADAETVFLDLAQILFHPFIAGLVLAAVLAAIMSTISSQLVVTSSALIEDLFKIVALRTGSTRTLQDKTYVLLGRLGVLVVAVIAVVLAISPSNSILDLVAFAWAGFGASFGPVVLLTLFWKRLSNWGALFGLLSGAVVAFVWGQVSTPLTDAIYEIIPGFIVNLIVAVVVSRFTYKHDEASDVEFDESVELSRVK; translated from the coding sequence GTGTCCGAAACCACTTTCCGCACGATCTCAATCGCCCTCTACTTCATCGGCATGCTGGCCATCGGCTGGTTTGCCTACCGTAGGACGAAGAACAACCTCGACGACTATATGCTCGCGGGGCGTGGACTGCGCCCCAGTGTTGCGGCTCTGAGTGCCGGCGCCTCGGATATGTCCGGCTGGCTGCTGATGGGTCTGCCCGGCGCCATCTACGTCTCGGGTCTCATCGAGGCCTGGATCGCCATCGGCCTGACGATCGGTGCCTGGATCAACTGGAAGCTCGTCGCTCCTCGACTGCGAGCGTTCACGGAGAAGGCCGGCGACTCGATCACGATCCCCAGCTTCTTCGAACAGCGCCTGAAGGATCGGACGCGACTGCTGCGCATCGTCTGCGGCGTCATCATCCTCGTGTTCTTCACCTTCTATGTCTCTTCGGGCATGGTGGCGGCCGGCAAGTTCTTCGAGTCGAGCTTCGGACTCAACTATCTCGGAGGAATGCTCCTCGTCGCCGCCGTCACGATGATCTACACACTCTTCGGCGGCTTCCTCGGTGCGACCCTCACCGATGTCGCCCAGGGGCTGCTGATGTTCGCCGCCCTGGTGGCTGTGCCGATCGTCGCCGTCCTCAACGCCGGTGGGCCCGCGACCGTGATCGACAACGTCTCCGAGATCGATCCCGGGCTGCTCAGTCTCTTCGGCTCGGAAGGCTTCTGGACCTTCGCGACGATCGCATCCATCGTCTCCGCCTTGGCGTGGGGGCTCGGCTACTTCGGACAGCCCCACATCATCGTCCGCTTCATGGCTCTGCGCACTCCCGCGGATGCCAGCATCGCCCGTCGCATCGGCGTCGGCTGGATGGCGATCTCCGCCCTCGGCGCCGTCGCCACCGCCATCGTCGGCATCTCCTACTTCTCCCAGCACGCGGACAAGGAACCCGCCGACGCCGAGACCGTCTTCCTCGACCTCGCGCAGATCCTCTTCCACCCGTTCATCGCCGGCCTCGTGCTGGCCGCGGTGCTGGCGGCGATCATGTCGACGATCTCCTCGCAGCTGGTCGTCACTTCCTCGGCACTCATCGAGGACCTGTTCAAGATCGTGGCCCTGCGCACCGGGTCGACGCGCACACTGCAGGACAAGACCTATGTGCTGCTCGGCCGCCTCGGAGTGCTTGTCGTGGCCGTCATCGCGGTCGTGCTCGCGATCTCGCCGTCGAACAGCATCCTCGACCTCGTCGCGTTCGCGTGGGCAGGCTTCGGCGCCTCCTTCGGCCCGGTCGTCCTGCTCACGCTGTTCTGGAAGCGTCTGAGCAACTGGGGCGCCCTGTTCGGTCTGCTCTCCGGCGCGGTCGTGGCCTTCGTCTGGGGCCAGGTGAGCACCCCGCTGACGGATGCGATCTACGAGATCATCCCCGGCTTCATCGTCAACCTCATCGTGGCCGTCGTCGTCAGCCGTTTCACGTACAAGCACGATGAGGCCTCCGACGTCGAGTTCGACGAGTCGGTGGAGCTCTCCCGTGTGAAGTAG
- the rplQ gene encoding 50S ribosomal protein L17 — protein MPTPTKGPRLGGSPTHERMMLNNLAAQLFEHKQIKTTVTKAKRLRPVAERMITNAKKGDLAARRRVLGQISDKSIVHELFTSIAETMAERPGGYTRITKIGPRPGDNAPMAVIELVLEPYSPKQATVKEAEQATAAAAAPAAEAPAEAEVVDEAPAEDAAVEADAETAEESTEAAEEK, from the coding sequence ATGCCAACCCCAACCAAGGGCCCGCGCCTCGGCGGTTCGCCCACACACGAGCGCATGATGCTCAACAACCTGGCAGCCCAGCTGTTCGAGCACAAGCAGATCAAGACGACCGTGACCAAGGCCAAGCGCCTGCGCCCGGTCGCCGAGCGGATGATCACCAACGCCAAGAAGGGTGACCTGGCTGCACGTCGTCGCGTGCTCGGCCAGATCTCCGACAAGTCGATCGTGCACGAGCTCTTCACCTCGATCGCCGAAACGATGGCCGAGCGTCCCGGCGGATACACCCGCATCACCAAGATCGGTCCGCGCCCCGGCGACAACGCCCCGATGGCCGTCATCGAACTGGTCCTCGAGCCCTACTCGCCGAAGCAGGCAACCGTGAAGGAAGCCGAGCAGGCCACCGCCGCTGCTGCCGCTCCGGCAGCCGAGGCACCGGCTGAGGCCGAGGTCGTCGACGAGGCTCCGGCCGAGGACGCCGCTGTCGAAGCCGACGCCGAGACAGCCGAAGAGTCCACCGAGGCTGCCGAGGAGAAGTAA
- a CDS encoding DNA-directed RNA polymerase subunit alpha, translating to MLIAQRPTLTEEVVSDNRSRFAIEPLEPGFGYTLGNSLRRTLLSSIPGAAVTSIRIDGVLHEFSTVPGVKEDVTEFILNLKSLVVSSEFDEPVVAYLRKQGPGTVTAADVSAPAGVEIHNPDLHIATLNGEGRLDMELTIERGRGYVSSAQNKNADAEIGRIPVDSIYSPVLKVTYKVEATRVEQRTDFDRLVLDVETKPSMTPRDAIASAGKTLVELFGLARELNVEAEGIEIGPSPVDAALAADLALAIEDLDLTVRSYNCLKREGIHTVGELVARSEADLMDIRNFGSKSIDEVKAKLNELGLSLKDSPAGFEPGLVDEDQSYVEDEQY from the coding sequence GTGCTCATTGCACAGCGCCCAACGCTCACGGAAGAAGTCGTCTCCGATAACCGCTCACGGTTCGCCATCGAACCACTCGAGCCCGGATTCGGCTACACCCTCGGCAACTCGCTTCGCCGGACCCTGCTGTCCTCGATCCCTGGTGCCGCCGTCACGTCCATCCGGATCGACGGAGTGCTCCACGAGTTCAGCACCGTGCCGGGAGTCAAAGAGGATGTCACCGAGTTCATCCTCAACCTGAAGTCCCTGGTCGTATCGTCCGAATTCGACGAACCGGTCGTCGCCTACCTGCGCAAGCAGGGACCTGGCACCGTGACCGCTGCCGATGTCTCTGCTCCGGCCGGGGTCGAGATCCACAATCCGGACCTGCACATCGCCACGCTGAATGGTGAGGGTCGTCTGGACATGGAACTGACCATCGAACGCGGACGCGGATACGTTTCGAGCGCTCAGAACAAGAACGCGGATGCAGAGATCGGCCGGATCCCGGTCGATTCGATCTACTCCCCGGTTCTCAAGGTCACCTACAAGGTCGAAGCCACGCGTGTCGAACAGCGCACCGACTTCGACCGTCTGGTCCTCGACGTCGAAACCAAGCCCTCGATGACCCCGCGCGATGCCATCGCATCTGCGGGCAAGACCCTGGTCGAACTCTTCGGCCTGGCTCGAGAGCTCAACGTCGAAGCTGAAGGCATCGAGATCGGGCCCTCGCCTGTGGACGCGGCACTGGCCGCCGACCTGGCGCTGGCGATCGAAGATCTCGACCTGACCGTGCGCTCCTACAACTGCCTCAAGCGCGAAGGCATCCACACCGTCGGTGAGCTCGTTGCTCGCAGCGAAGCCGACCTGATGGATATCCGCAACTTTGGTTCGAAGTCGATCGACGAGGTCAAGGCGAAGCTCAACGAGCTCGGCCTGAGCCTCAAGGACAGTCCTGCCGGATTCGAGCCCGGTCTCGTTGATGAGGACCAGTCCTACGTCGAAGACGAACAGTACTGA
- the rpsK gene encoding 30S ribosomal protein S11 yields MPPKSRAATVRKPRRKLKKNIVAGQAHIKSTFNNTIVSITDPTGAVISWASSGEIGFKGSRKSTPYAAQMAAESAARRAQEHGLKKVDVFVKGPGSGRETAIRSLQAAGLELGTIQDVTPVPFNGCRPPKRRRG; encoded by the coding sequence ATGCCTCCCAAGTCACGCGCCGCTACAGTGCGCAAGCCTCGCCGCAAGCTGAAGAAGAATATCGTTGCCGGCCAGGCTCACATCAAATCAACCTTCAACAACACCATCGTGTCGATCACCGATCCGACCGGTGCTGTCATCTCCTGGGCCTCCTCAGGTGAGATCGGCTTCAAGGGTTCGCGCAAGTCGACCCCGTACGCCGCTCAGATGGCTGCCGAATCGGCTGCTCGTCGGGCGCAGGAACACGGCCTGAAGAAGGTCGACGTGTTCGTCAAGGGACCGGGCTCGGGCCGCGAGACGGCTATCCGTTCGCTGCAGGCCGCCGGCCTGGAACTGGGAACCATCCAGGATGTCACCCCCGTTCCGTTCAACGGCTGCCGTCCCCCCAAGCGCCGCCGCGGCTGA
- the rpsM gene encoding 30S ribosomal protein S13: MARLAGVDIPREKRVEVALTYIYGVGRTRARQTLTETGISPETRVKDLSDAELVQLRDYIEGTFQVEGDLRREVAADIRRKVEIGSYEGLRHRRGLPVRGQRTKTNARTRKGPKRTVAGKKK, translated from the coding sequence ATGGCACGACTTGCCGGAGTCGACATCCCGCGTGAAAAGCGCGTGGAAGTCGCCTTGACTTACATCTATGGTGTGGGCCGCACCCGTGCGCGCCAGACCCTGACCGAAACGGGAATCAGCCCTGAGACCCGTGTGAAGGACTTGAGCGACGCAGAGCTCGTCCAGCTGCGTGACTACATCGAGGGCACATTCCAGGTTGAGGGTGACCTCCGTCGTGAGGTGGCCGCCGATATCCGCCGCAAGGTCGAGATCGGAAGCTATGAAGGCCTGCGTCACCGCCGCGGTCTGCCGGTTCGCGGTCAGCGGACCAAGACGAATGCGCGTACCCGCAAGGGACCCAAGCGCACCGTGGCCGGTAAGAAGAAGTAA
- the rpmJ gene encoding 50S ribosomal protein L36, translating to MKVKPSVKKICENCQITRRHGRVIVICSNPRHKQRQG from the coding sequence ATGAAGGTTAAGCCCAGCGTCAAGAAGATCTGCGAGAACTGCCAGATTACCCGCCGTCACGGCCGGGTCATCGTCATCTGCTCCAACCCGCGCCACAAGCAGCGCCAGGGCTGA
- the infA gene encoding translation initiation factor IF-1, giving the protein MAKKEGVIEIEGTVVEALPNASFRVELSNGHKVLAHISGKMRQHYIRILPEDRVIVELSPYDLSRGRIVYRYK; this is encoded by the coding sequence ATGGCCAAAAAAGAAGGGGTCATTGAGATCGAAGGCACCGTTGTCGAGGCTCTTCCGAACGCATCGTTTCGGGTTGAGCTGAGCAACGGGCACAAGGTGCTCGCACACATCTCCGGAAAGATGCGTCAGCACTATATCCGCATCCTTCCCGAGGACCGGGTCATCGTGGAGCTGTCTCCATACGATCTCTCGCGCGGACGAATCGTTTACCGCTACAAGTAA
- a CDS encoding MalY/PatB family protein, which produces MSDFDAITEESLVSKGGRKWSSFPGSIGAFIAEMDFGVAPAVRQSLQSIDDRDLYGYAPADLVADLRTATSSFCSEHYGWRIPVGHIEPASDVLAAFLGVLTHLTPVDTPIVLPTPAYMPFFDVARVTGRELIEVPMLRSETGWSLDLDAIASALTPGATFVLCNPHNPIGKVYTEAEMLALAEVVEEAGARVFSDEIHAPVIYAPARHIPYATLTEATAAHAATATAASKAFNIPGLKCAQLILTSPADRDVWAKKGQFVSGAASNPGILATTAAYTRANDWLSEVNGYLKGNRDHFTDLVGSLLPGAAYIEPEGTYLAWLDLRGYGFESGLSDHIRSRAEVAVTEGRLCGEVGAGHIRFNFALPRPLLTEAVERIARIL; this is translated from the coding sequence ATGTCCGATTTCGATGCCATCACCGAAGAATCCCTGGTGTCGAAGGGCGGCCGCAAATGGTCGTCCTTCCCCGGTTCCATCGGTGCCTTCATCGCCGAGATGGACTTCGGGGTCGCTCCCGCAGTGCGCCAGTCGCTGCAGTCCATCGATGACCGCGACCTCTACGGCTACGCTCCGGCCGATCTGGTCGCCGACCTGAGAACTGCGACCTCGAGCTTCTGCTCCGAGCACTACGGCTGGCGGATCCCCGTCGGCCACATCGAACCGGCCAGCGATGTGTTGGCCGCATTCCTCGGCGTGCTCACCCACCTCACCCCGGTCGACACTCCGATCGTGCTGCCGACGCCGGCCTATATGCCCTTCTTCGACGTCGCACGCGTGACCGGGCGCGAACTCATCGAGGTTCCGATGCTGCGGTCGGAGACCGGCTGGTCCCTCGACCTCGACGCCATCGCCTCCGCTCTGACCCCCGGCGCGACGTTCGTCCTGTGCAATCCGCACAACCCGATCGGCAAGGTCTACACCGAGGCCGAGATGCTCGCCCTCGCGGAGGTCGTCGAGGAGGCCGGAGCTCGCGTGTTCTCCGACGAGATCCATGCCCCGGTCATCTATGCCCCCGCGCGGCACATCCCGTATGCCACCCTCACCGAGGCGACCGCGGCCCACGCCGCCACCGCGACGGCCGCGTCGAAGGCCTTCAACATCCCCGGCCTCAAATGCGCCCAGCTCATCCTCACCTCCCCCGCCGACCGTGACGTCTGGGCGAAGAAGGGACAGTTCGTCTCCGGAGCGGCCTCGAACCCGGGAATCCTGGCGACCACCGCTGCCTACACCCGTGCGAACGACTGGCTGAGCGAGGTCAACGGCTATCTCAAGGGCAATCGCGATCACTTCACCGATCTCGTCGGCTCGCTGCTGCCGGGCGCCGCCTATATCGAGCCCGAAGGCACATATCTGGCGTGGCTGGATCTGCGGGGCTACGGCTTCGAGTCGGGCCTGTCCGATCACATCCGTTCCCGCGCCGAGGTGGCCGTGACCGAGGGACGACTGTGCGGTGAGGTCGGAGCCGGTCACATCCGGTTCAACTTCGCACTCCCCCGCCCTCTGCTCACCGAGGCGGTCGAGAGGATCGCCCGAATCCTCTGA
- a CDS encoding PaaX family transcriptional regulator, producing the protein MASVHDVPKRRTDVGDRYRMTRIAFDVISVFGCLQASGLPGPVIVRVLGEHGYSSSSVHNQLVRMVRRGIISSERAGRISVYRLSEHILSDFGDIAGDHVFPDYEGHFHTIVYSVPEAERGLRDRLQYISRSLGFRQLRPGILIGFADRSTQLLARLPEIPGPGWSEAGVLTPDSIAAARRMTARAFELDAALAQLPPLEERMRALSSGGSAPGTGCAGLSLGGFFDLYYDVARAVMTHQLLPEDLVTGRQPALRFRALMQQCNLEFYLRFDQQIRERAAASSSFDLIEWLPEH; encoded by the coding sequence ATGGCGAGTGTCCACGATGTCCCGAAACGTCGTACAGATGTGGGTGATCGGTATCGGATGACTCGGATCGCCTTCGATGTGATCTCCGTTTTCGGGTGTCTGCAGGCGAGCGGACTGCCGGGACCTGTCATCGTCAGAGTCTTGGGTGAACACGGGTATTCGTCCTCGAGCGTGCACAACCAGCTCGTGCGGATGGTCCGACGCGGCATCATCAGCAGTGAGCGGGCCGGGCGAATCTCCGTCTACCGCCTGAGCGAGCACATCCTCTCAGACTTCGGCGACATCGCCGGGGACCATGTCTTTCCCGACTACGAGGGACACTTCCACACGATTGTGTATTCGGTTCCGGAGGCCGAGCGTGGTCTGCGCGACCGACTGCAGTATATCTCCCGGAGCCTCGGCTTCAGGCAGCTCCGACCGGGAATCCTCATCGGCTTCGCAGACCGGTCCACTCAGCTCCTGGCGCGGCTGCCCGAGATCCCCGGGCCCGGCTGGTCTGAGGCGGGAGTGCTGACACCCGACTCCATCGCGGCGGCACGCAGGATGACGGCTCGGGCATTCGAACTCGACGCCGCCCTCGCCCAGCTGCCTCCTCTGGAGGAGCGCATGAGGGCACTGAGTTCGGGCGGATCAGCGCCGGGCACCGGATGCGCCGGGCTGAGCCTGGGAGGCTTCTTCGATCTGTACTACGACGTCGCCCGTGCCGTCATGACCCACCAGCTGCTGCCCGAAGACCTCGTGACCGGCAGGCAGCCGGCCCTGCGGTTCCGCGCCCTGATGCAGCAATGCAACCTCGAATTCTACCTGCGCTTCGATCAGCAGATCCGCGAGCGCGCGGCAGCCAGCTCATCCTTCGACCTCATCGAATGGCTGCCCGAGCACTGA
- the map gene encoding type I methionyl aminopeptidase, protein MIFGPRIELKTPAELELMHRAGQLTSQVLSAARSAAVPGATTAEVDAAAEAVIDSAGARSNFKGYQGFPAVVCVSVNEEIVHGIPGPRVLEAGDIVSIDGGAIVEGFHGDSALTTIVGGDEAGTAADRELTSATEAAMWAGIAAFATGTKVSDIGDAIDDFVTESFPHLGLVEEFTGHGIGTSMHMAPEVLNYRARSNGPKVKPGMCLAIEPMLTTGGADTRTLADDWTVVTTDGSRASHWEHSVARHDGGVWVLTATDGGAAGLAPFGITPMPPKGA, encoded by the coding sequence ATGATCTTCGGACCACGTATCGAGCTGAAGACTCCTGCGGAGCTTGAGCTCATGCACCGGGCCGGGCAGCTGACCTCTCAAGTGCTCTCAGCGGCCCGGTCCGCGGCTGTTCCCGGGGCCACCACCGCCGAGGTCGACGCCGCCGCCGAAGCCGTCATCGACTCCGCTGGAGCCCGCTCGAACTTCAAGGGCTATCAAGGATTCCCCGCGGTCGTATGCGTGTCCGTGAACGAGGAGATCGTCCACGGCATCCCGGGACCACGTGTGCTCGAAGCCGGCGATATCGTCTCGATCGACGGCGGCGCCATCGTCGAAGGCTTCCATGGGGACTCGGCGTTGACGACGATCGTCGGCGGCGACGAAGCAGGCACTGCTGCCGACCGTGAGCTGACATCTGCCACCGAGGCGGCCATGTGGGCCGGCATCGCCGCATTCGCGACCGGCACGAAGGTCAGCGACATCGGAGATGCCATCGATGACTTCGTCACCGAGTCGTTCCCGCATCTGGGCCTCGTCGAGGAATTCACCGGCCACGGCATCGGCACCTCCATGCATATGGCACCCGAGGTGCTCAACTACCGTGCACGGTCGAACGGCCCGAAGGTCAAGCCCGGAATGTGCCTGGCGATCGAGCCGATGCTCACCACCGGCGGTGCGGACACCCGCACACTCGCCGACGACTGGACGGTCGTGACGACAGATGGTTCACGGGCGAGCCACTGGGAACACAGCGTTGCTCGCCATGATGGGGGAGTCTGGGTACTCACGGCCACCGATGGGGGAGCGGCCGGACTGGCGCCGTTCGGAATCACTCCGATGCCTCCGAAGGGTGCCTGA
- a CDS encoding adenylate kinase → MSSRIILIGPPGAGKGTQAARLSEALGVPAISTGDIFRANVKGETELGKLAKRYMDAGEYVPDEVTNSMVADRLAQDDAAEGFLLDGYPRTSAQVDELDRILAAEDKAVEHVVELTADTDEVVARLLARAQTEGRSDDSEDVIRHRLDVYEEQTQPLTDIYRSRGLLRQVDGLGDVDDITERILSTIR, encoded by the coding sequence ATGAGTTCACGCATCATCCTGATCGGCCCTCCCGGCGCCGGCAAGGGCACCCAGGCCGCACGCCTGTCCGAGGCGCTCGGGGTCCCGGCCATCTCGACCGGAGACATCTTCCGGGCCAATGTGAAGGGCGAGACCGAGCTGGGCAAGCTGGCCAAACGCTATATGGATGCCGGGGAGTACGTGCCCGACGAGGTCACGAACTCGATGGTCGCCGACCGTCTGGCACAGGATGATGCTGCCGAAGGCTTCCTCCTCGACGGATACCCCCGCACCAGCGCCCAGGTCGATGAGCTCGACCGGATCCTCGCGGCCGAGGACAAGGCCGTCGAACATGTCGTCGAACTCACGGCCGACACCGACGAGGTCGTAGCCCGTCTGCTCGCCCGTGCGCAGACCGAGGGCCGCAGCGATGACAGCGAAGACGTCATCCGCCACCGCCTCGACGTCTATGAAGAGCAGACGCAGCCGCTGACCGACATCTATCGCAGCCGCGGGCTGCTGCGCCAGGTCGATGGTCTCGGCGACGTCGACGACATCACCGAACGCATTCTGTCGACCATTCGATGA
- the secY gene encoding preprotein translocase subunit SecY has protein sequence MIGAIRRAFRTPDLRKKLLFTLGILVIFRLGSFIPSPGIDYTKVQECVASPQLNEGGFAMINLFSGGALLQLSIFALGIMPYITASIIVQLLRVVIPRFEALHKEGASGQAKLTQYTRYLTIGLAILNSTTLVATVRSGALFGSVENCQDLIANDTWWGIAVLVLTLTAGTGLIMWLGEQITEHGVGNGMSLLIFTSVASAFPSSLGAIFREQGVDIFLIVMAVGLVLVALVVFVEQSQRRVPVQYAKRMVGRRMFGGTSTYIPIKVNMAGVIPVIFASSVLYLPSLVSQFFDPESQWVEWINTYFTRGDHPIYITVYALLTIFFAYFYVAITFNPEEVADNMKKYGGFIPGIRAGRPTAEYLSYVLSRINFPGSLYLAFVALIPLIALVLINANQNFPFGGTSLLIVVGVGLETVKQIDAQMQQRHYEGLLR, from the coding sequence TTGATCGGCGCAATCCGGAGGGCCTTCAGAACGCCCGACTTGAGGAAGAAACTCCTCTTCACCCTGGGCATTCTTGTCATCTTCCGACTCGGCTCGTTCATTCCTTCGCCTGGCATCGATTACACCAAGGTGCAGGAATGCGTGGCTTCGCCTCAGCTCAACGAGGGCGGATTCGCCATGATCAACCTCTTCAGCGGCGGCGCGCTGCTGCAGCTGTCGATCTTCGCCCTGGGCATCATGCCCTACATCACCGCGAGCATCATCGTCCAGCTCCTGCGCGTGGTCATTCCGCGCTTCGAAGCGCTGCACAAGGAAGGCGCATCCGGTCAGGCGAAGCTGACTCAGTACACCCGCTACCTCACCATCGGCCTCGCGATCCTGAACTCGACGACCCTCGTGGCGACCGTCCGCTCCGGCGCACTGTTCGGAAGCGTCGAAAATTGCCAGGACCTCATCGCCAACGACACCTGGTGGGGCATCGCAGTCCTCGTCCTCACTCTCACTGCAGGCACCGGCCTGATCATGTGGCTGGGCGAGCAGATCACCGAACACGGTGTGGGCAACGGTATGTCGCTGCTCATCTTCACCTCCGTCGCATCCGCCTTCCCGTCCTCGCTCGGCGCGATCTTCCGCGAGCAGGGCGTCGACATCTTCCTCATCGTCATGGCCGTCGGACTCGTCCTCGTCGCGCTCGTCGTCTTCGTCGAGCAGTCGCAGCGCCGGGTGCCCGTCCAGTACGCCAAGCGCATGGTGGGCCGCCGCATGTTCGGCGGGACCTCGACCTATATCCCGATCAAGGTGAATATGGCCGGCGTCATCCCCGTCATCTTCGCCTCTTCGGTGCTCTACCTGCCGAGCCTGGTCTCGCAGTTCTTCGACCCGGAGTCCCAATGGGTCGAATGGATCAACACCTACTTCACCCGCGGTGATCACCCGATCTACATCACTGTGTACGCGCTGCTGACGATCTTCTTCGCCTACTTCTACGTCGCCATCACCTTCAACCCTGAAGAGGTTGCGGACAATATGAAGAAGTACGGCGGCTTCATCCCCGGCATCCGGGCCGGTCGCCCGACCGCCGAATACCTAAGCTACGTGCTCAGCCGCATCAACTTCCCCGGCTCGCTCTACCTCGCCTTCGTCGCCCTCATCCCGCTGATCGCGCTGGTGCTCATCAACGCGAACCAGAACTTCCCGTTCGGCGGCACCTCGCTGCTGATCGTCGTCGGCGTCGGCCTCGAGACGGTCAAGCAGATCGACGCGCAGATGCAGCAGCGCCACTATGAGGGGCTGCTGCGCTGA
- the rplO gene encoding 50S ribosomal protein L15, translated as MSNNDSLKLHDLRPAPGAKTSKTRVGRGEASKGKTAGRGTKGTKARYQVPHGFEGGQTPMHMRLPKLRGFKNPAKVEFQVVNLDKLSSLFPEGGDVTVADLVEKGAVRAKQPVKVLGTGEITVALNITADKFSGSAAEKIKAAGGSANEA; from the coding sequence ATGTCGAACAACGACTCGCTGAAGCTGCACGATCTGCGCCCTGCCCCCGGAGCCAAGACCTCCAAGACCCGCGTCGGTCGTGGTGAGGCTTCGAAGGGCAAGACCGCCGGACGCGGAACCAAGGGCACGAAGGCCCGTTACCAGGTTCCGCACGGCTTCGAGGGCGGCCAGACCCCGATGCACATGCGTCTGCCGAAGCTGCGTGGGTTCAAGAACCCCGCCAAGGTGGAGTTCCAGGTTGTCAACCTCGACAAGCTGTCCAGCCTGTTCCCCGAGGGCGGAGACGTCACCGTCGCCGATCTCGTGGAGAAGGGCGCTGTGCGCGCAAAGCAGCCCGTCAAGGTTCTCGGCACCGGTGAGATCACCGTGGCCCTGAACATCACTGCAGACAAATTCTCCGGCTCCGCGGCCGAGAAGATCAAGGCTGCAGGCGGAAGCGCCAACGAGGCCTGA
- the rpmD gene encoding 50S ribosomal protein L30, with protein MAKLKITQRKSAIGYRQSQRDTLRSLGLKRTNDVVVQEDRPEIRGMVNTVRHIVTVEEVD; from the coding sequence ATGGCAAAGCTCAAGATTACTCAGCGCAAGTCCGCAATCGGATACCGTCAGAGCCAGCGTGACACGCTGCGTTCGCTCGGTCTCAAGCGGACCAACGACGTTGTGGTGCAGGAAGACCGCCCCGAGATCCGGGGAATGGTCAACACTGTCCGCCACATCGTGACTGTGGAAGAGGTCGATTGA
- the rpsE gene encoding 30S ribosomal protein S5, with protein MSTEENNEQQPAAETRTDNSGDRSSRGRGQGGQGRGRGEGRGRGGRNDREDKNQFIEHVITINRVSKVVKGGRRFSFTALVVVGDGDGMVGMGYGKAKEVPAAIAKGVEEAKKNFFRVPRIQKTIPHPIQGEEAAGVVLLRPAAPGTGVIAGGPVRAVLDAAGIQDVLSKSLGSANAINIVHAAITALKGLERPEEVAARRGLPVDEVAPHALLRAAAESGAKS; from the coding sequence ATGAGCACTGAAGAGAACAACGAACAGCAGCCAGCTGCTGAGACCCGCACCGACAACAGCGGTGACCGTTCCTCCCGTGGCCGCGGCCAGGGCGGTCAGGGTCGCGGACGCGGCGAAGGCCGTGGACGCGGCGGTCGCAACGACCGTGAAGACAAGAACCAGTTCATCGAACACGTCATCACGATCAACCGCGTGTCGAAGGTCGTCAAGGGCGGACGTCGGTTCTCCTTCACGGCTCTCGTCGTGGTCGGAGACGGCGACGGCATGGTCGGCATGGGCTATGGCAAGGCGAAGGAAGTTCCTGCCGCCATCGCCAAGGGTGTCGAGGAAGCGAAGAAGAACTTCTTCCGCGTTCCCCGCATCCAGAAGACCATTCCGCACCCGATCCAGGGAGAGGAAGCCGCAGGCGTCGTCCTGCTGCGTCCGGCCGCTCCTGGTACCGGTGTCATCGCCGGTGGACCCGTTCGCGCGGTCCTCGATGCGGCAGGCATCCAGGACGTTCTGTCCAAGTCGCTGGGTTCGGCGAACGCGATCAACATCGTGCACGCTGCGATCACCGCGCTGAAGGGCCTCGAGCGTCCGGAGGAGGTCGCGGCTCGCCGTGGCCTGCCCGTCGACGAGGTTGCTCCGCACGCACTGCTGCGGGCAGCTGCTGAAAGTGGGGCGAAGTCCTGA